In a genomic window of Chaetodon auriga isolate fChaAug3 chromosome 1, fChaAug3.hap1, whole genome shotgun sequence:
- the grpr gene encoding gastrin-releasing peptide receptor, whose amino-acid sequence MWFTTGVAIASVYGVISVLGLIGNITLIKTFCSAKSIRNVPNLFMSSLALGDVLLLLTSAPVDASRFLSEEWLFGRVGCKVIPFIQLTSVGVSVFTLTALSADRYRAIVKPLDIQTPSTTTSIVLRAALIWVLSLVLAIPEAVFSDLDTFNVTSTNESFVTCAPYPNAGELHPKIHSMASFLIFYVIPLLVISMYYSFIAHSLMRSASNLPVEGNMHARQQVESRKRLAKTVLVFVGLFAVCWLPNHIIYLYRSYHYSQVDTSLAHFVCSVVARILAFTNSCLNPFALYLLSKTFQKQFNQELCCCCRMIFKRTPLSPTHYNTHVPSVRSTL is encoded by the exons ATGTGGTTCACAACAGGGGTGGCCATCGCTTCTGTTTACGGTGTAATCAGCGTGTTGGGGCTGATCGGCAACATCACGCTCATCAAGACGTTTTGCTCAGCCAAATCCATCCGCAATGTGCCGAATCTCTTCATGTCGAGTCTCGCGCTGGGGGACGTTTTACTGCTGCTGACCAGCGCCCCGGTGGACGCCAGCCGCTTCCTGTCAGAGGAGTGGCTGTTCGGGAGAGTGGGCTGTAAAGTCATCCCCTTCATTCAACTCACTTCGGTTGGGGTGTCTgtgttcactctcacagctctctCTGCTGACAG GTATAGGGCCATCGTGAAGCCCCTTGACATCCAAACACCAAGCACCACTACCAGCATTGTCCTGCGGGCGGCGCTCATCTGGGTCTTGTCTCTGGTCCTGGCGATCCCCGAGGCCGTCTTCTCAGACCTCGACACCTTCAacgtcacctccaccaatgagAGCTTCGTCACCTGCGCCCCTTATCCCAATGCGGGGGAACTGCACCCTAAGATCCACTCCATGGCCTCCTTCCTCATTTTCTACGTCATTCCCCTGCTGGTCATATCCATGTACTACAGCTTCATCGCCCACAGCCTGATGAGGAGCGCCTCCAACCTGCCTGTGGAGGGCAACATGCACGCAAGACAACAG GTTGAATCGAGAAAGCGCTTGGCGAAGACCGTGCTGGTGTTCGTTGGTCTCTTTGCAGTTTGCTGGCTGCCCAATCACATCATCTACTTATACCGCTCCTATCACTACTCCCAG GTGGACACGTCCCTGGCTCACTTTGTGTGCAGCGTGGTAGCTCGTATCCTGGCCTTCACTAACTCCTGCCTCAACCCCTTTGCCCTTTACCTGCTGAGCAAGACCTTCCAGAAGCAGTTCAACCAGGAGCTTTGCTGTTGCTGTCGTATGATCTTCAAGCGTACCCCACTGAGCCCGACACATTATAACACACATGTGCCCTCTGTCCGCAGCACACTTTAA
- the vegfd gene encoding vascular endothelial growth factor D — translation MMMKMKRTLCRISCLVTLVVELSWINMGHSMHRDGGSRVMKLWEEQRERKVRSASSLDELLRLANFPDWKLWKCRLRLQQPETLSSPPSVGSHRSTRYAAESYSLEILKAIDEEWQRTQCMPRETCVDVAKELGTDPSIFFKPPCVSVHRCSGCCNQEGLTCRNTTTVYVNKTVLSVIPFKSVPEPVLIKVANHTECSCMEPAIIRRNAQPRSSGCSPMGQLSEAEDSRRLCASGLIWDCSSDRCIPYPSSAPDFPLSSWMPDCEIDVERCDCLPLPAPTLQPTPIHRCQLNSSICAHKRQHFDQASCSCKWPK, via the exons atgatgatgaagatgaaacgGACTCTGTGCAGAATCTCCTGCTTGGTGACTCTGGTGGTGGAGCTGAGCTGGATCAACATGGGCCACAGCAtgcacagagatggaggaagtaGG GTGATGAAGCTGTgggaagagcagagggagaggaaggtgCGCTCAGCCTCCAGCCTGGATGAGCTGCTGAGGCTTGCAAACTTTCCTGACTGGAAGTTGTGGAAGTGTCGCCTGAGACTGCAGCAGCCAGAGACCCTCTCATCTCCACCCTCAGTGGGCTCGCACCGCTCTACACGCTACGCTGCCGAATCCTACAGCCTGGAGATACTCAAAG CCATAGATGAAGAGTGGCAGCGGACTCAGTGCATGCCAAGGGAAACGTGTGTCGACGTGGCCAAGGAGCTCGGCACCGACCCCTCAATTTTCTTCAAACCGCCTTGTGTGTCCGTCCACAG GTGCAGTGGCTGCTGCAATCAAGAGGGCCtcacctgcagaaacacaactaCTGTATATGTGAATAAAACT GTCCTGAGTGTCATTCCATTCAAGTCTGTACCCGAACCAGTCCTGATAAAAGTAGCTAATCATACAGAGTGCAGTTGCATGGAGCCCGCTATAATACGACGTAATGCTCAGCCAAGGAGCAGTGG TTGTTCTCCGATGGGACAGCTGTCAGAGGCAGAGGACTCCAGGAGGCTTTGTGCCAGTGGGCTGATTTGGGATTGTTCAAGTGACAGATGCATACCTTACCCTTCCAGCgcaccag ACTTTCCTCTCAGTTCATGGATGCCCGACTGTGAGATAGACGTGGAGCGCTGTGATTGTCTTCCTCTACCTGCGCCGACTCTCCAGCCAACACCGATCCATCGCTGCCAACTCAACTCCTCCATCTGTGCCCATAAGCGTCAACATTTCGATCAAGCCTCCTGCAG TTGCAAATGGCCCAAGTAG